The segment AGTCCACCCCGTTCACCCTGACCGGCACCGTCGAGCACCCCGGCGACCTGAACGCCGTCGAACTCGTCGCCCGCCCCGGCGAGTTGTACCGGCAGCTGGACGAGGCGCAGGCCGCCGCCGGACTCGCCCCGCAGACCCCGACCGCCACCGAGGCCGCCGCCCGCAAGGCCGCCTGGCTGGTCACCCTGCCCGCCGGGGCGAAGCTCGGCTGGGACCGGGTCCGCGAACTCAACGCGTACGGCTACACCCTGGCCAGCCGCCAGGTCGCCGCCGACCCGCCCGCCGAGGCCCTCGCCCGGCAGGACGCCGTCGGCGCCCGGGACGCCCGCGAACGCCGGGTGATGACCGCCGCCACCACCGCCGCGATGGCCCTGCTCGAAGTCGCCCTGCTGGCCGGACCGGCGTTCGCCGTCGGCGCCCGCCGGGCCCGCCGCCAACTCGCCCTGCTCGGCGCGGCCGGCGGCCGCCCCGGACACGTCCGCGCCGTCGTCCTCGGTGGCGGGCTGGTGCTCGGCCTGGTCGGCGCCGCCGCCGGCTCGCTGCTCGGCGTCGGCCTGGTCGCCGCGCTGCGCCCGTGGATCGAGGAGTGGGGCGGCAGCCGGTTCACCGGCCTCGCGGCGCGCCCCGCCGAACTGCTCGCGATCGCCGCCGTCGGCGTCGCCACCGCGCTGCTCGCCGCCCTGCTGCCCGCCCTCCAGGCCGGCCGCCGCGAGGTGCTCGCCGGACTCACCGACCGCGACCCGGTCCGCCGCACCTCCCGCCGCACCCCGCTGCTCGGCCTCGCCGCCGTCCTCGGCGGCGCCGCGCTCGCCCTCTACGGGGCCGTCGCCGGACCGGCCGGCGGACCGCCCGTGCTCGCCGGGCTGAGCGTCCGCACGCTCTCCGTCCTCGGCGGCGCCGTCCTCGCCGAACTCGGCCTGCTGCTGTTCACCCCGCTGCTGCTCGCGCTGCTCGGCCGGCTCGCCCACCGCCTCCCGGTCGGCCCCCGGCTCGCGCTGCGCGACGCCGCCCGGCACCGCTCGCGCACCGCGCCCGCCGTCGCCGCCGTCCTCGCCGCGGTGGCCGGCGCCGTCGCGGTCGGCGTGCACGGCACCGGCGCCGAGATCCAGGACCGCGCCGCCTACCGGCTCGAACAGCCGGTCGGCGCCGTCCGCCTCACCCTGCACGGCGACGGCGACACCATGCCGCAACTGCGCACCGCCCTCCCGCAGGACCTGCCCGACCTGGGCGAACGCGCCGACCTCTACCAGGCCGAGTACGTGTTCTGCGAAGGCTGCCTGGGCGTCGTCCACGCCCAGGGCGGGCAGCGCTACGGCGCGGACGTCGCCGTCCCCGCCGTGGTCGGCGACCCCACCGCGCTGCACAACCTGCTCGCCCTGCGCGACCAGGACGCCGACCGCGCGCTGCTCGCCGGCAAGGCCGTCGTCACCGACCCCGCCTACCTGCACGACGGACAGGCCGTGCTGCGGATGCAGGGCAACGGCGGCGAGGTCAGGGAGCTGCGGATCGACGCGCTGCTGGTCGAACGCCCCGCCGGACAGCGGTACGCGCCGCTGGTCGTCGCCCCCGACACGATCCGCCGCCTCGGCCTGCGGGTCGCCCCGGCCGGCGCGGTCTGGCTGCCGTCCGCGCCGATCGGCGAACGGGCCGAGCAGCGCGCCGCCGCGACCGTCGCCCGGCTCGCCCCGCACGCCGAGTTCCACGTCGAACGCGGCTACACCCCGGAGGGCGGCACCGTCCGGATCGCGCTCGGCGGCTTCGCCGCGCTCGTGGTGCTCGGCGCCGCGACCGTCTCCACGGCGCTCGCCGCCGCCGACGCGCGACGCGAACGGGCCCTGCTCTCCGCGATCGGGGCCCGGCCCCGCACCCGGCGCGCCATCGCCGGCCTGCAAGCCGGCCTGATCACGCTGCTCGGCGCCCTCCTCGGCACCGCCAGTGGCTTCGTCCCCGCCTTCGCGCTCCTGCGCTCCCGCGCCTCCGGCGTCCTGGGCGGCCCCGCCGTCAGCCCCGCCGACGCCCCCTGGACGACCATCGCCCTGCTCGCCCTGGGCCTGCCCCTGCTGGCCGGCCTCCTCGGCGCGCTGCGGCGGGACGACCCGGCGGGGTGGCGGGGGTAGGGGAGAGGAGGACGGCCGGGGCCCGGGCAGCCGCAGGGGGAGGCCCGGGCCGACGGCCGTGGGCGTTGCCGCGCTGGGGCGGCGGGGATGGCGGGGGTGGCGCGGATAGGACGGTCGGCGATATATGTAGGTGTATGACAGAACGCGCCCTGCAGGAGCCGACCCTGCTGCTGCTCACCGCCCTCGCGGACGCCCCCCGGCACGGCTACGCGCTGATCCAGGAGGTCGACGCGATCTCCGGGGGGCGGGTGAAGATGCGTACCGGCACGTTGTACGGGGCGCTGGACCGGCTGCTGCAGCAGGGGCTGATCGAGGTCGCCGCCGAGGAGATCGTCGACGGCCGGGCCCGGCGGACGTACGCGCTGACCGGGGGCGGGCGGGAGCTGCTCGCCGGGGAGGCGGAGCGGCTGCGGTCGGTGGCGGCGGAGGCGCAGCGGCGGCTGGGCGGGGCCGCGGCCGGCCGGGGGGTGACGGCGTGAGCGCCACGGCGCCCGGGGGGCACCGGGCCGGGGTCGCGCTGCGCACCGTCCTCGCGCTGTACCCGGCGGGCTACCGCCGGGACCGGGGGGACGAGCTGGCCGAGGTGTTCGCGGACAGCACGGCGGGGGCCGGGCGGCTGGCGACGGCCCGGGAGGCGCTCGACCTGGCCGGGTACGGGCTGCGGCTGCGGACCGGGCTCAGTGCCACGGCGCTCGGCGGACGGCTGCTGGCGGTGGCCGCGCCGCTGCTGGCGGGGGCGCTGGCCGGGCAGGTGGCGCTGCCGGGCGACCTGCGGTTCTGGCGGGTCGGGGCGGTGGCCCGGGCCGGGTTCGACGTGCCGTGGCAGCAGTTGCCGGACGGCCTCGCGCTGCTGGGCCTGACCGTGGTGCCGGTGCTGCTGGCCGTCGCCGCGGCGTTCGGCGCCTGGCGGGCCGCGCGGACGCTGGCCGGGGTGGTCGTGCTGCTCGGCGCGGTCCAGCTGGCCGTCGCGGCGTTCGTCGCCCCGACCGGCTGGCTGCTGCTCCTGGACGCCACCTCCCTGCTGCCCTACCTGGCCGCGGGCGGGATGCTGCTGGCCGTCCCCGCCGAGCTGCTGGAGCGTCCGGGCCGCCTGCTGGTCGCGGCCGGAGCGGGCGCGGGCCTGCTGGTGACGCGGGCTCACGGCGGTTACGACACCTGGCGGTTGATGGACGGCTGGCTGCCGCCGCTGCTCCTGCTGGCCCCGCTGCTGCTGGTGGTGCTGGGCGCGGCCCGGGGGCGGCTGCTGCCCGCGGCGGTCGGGCTGGCGGTGCTGCCGCTGACCGCCTGGTTCAGCCTGTTCAGCCTGTGGGAGGAGGTCGGCGGGGTCTGGCGGCTGGCGCCGGTGGCGGTGTTCGGCGCGGGCGCGCTGTGGCTGGCGGGGCGGGTGTCGACGGTCCGTCAGGAGGGGCGGCGGGCGGCCCCGGGGGCGCGTTAACGGGACGAACGGGACGCCAACGGGGCACCAACGGGGGAGGAAGCGCGGCCGAACGGCGGTGGGGGCTCGCTCGGCGCCGGTCGATGTGGCAGGCTATCGGATATGTCTAGACCAATGTTCGAAGTCATCGCGCTGACCCCCCAGGACGCCCGGGCCGCCGAGTCGGGCGGCGCCGACCGCCTCGAACTGGTCACCGACATGGCCGCCGACGGGCTCACCCCGTCGGTCCGGGACTTCGCCGCGATCCGCGCCGCCGTCGGCATCCCGCTGCGCGTCATGCTCCGCATCCGCGACGGGTTCACCCC is part of the Kitasatospora setae KM-6054 genome and harbors:
- a CDS encoding PadR family transcriptional regulator, giving the protein MTERALQEPTLLLLTALADAPRHGYALIQEVDAISGGRVKMRTGTLYGALDRLLQQGLIEVAAEEIVDGRARRTYALTGGGRELLAGEAERLRSVAAEAQRRLGGAAAGRGVTA
- a CDS encoding FtsX-like permease family protein — translated: MSALRAVLRIARRDAWRAKGRSALVAAMIALPVLGATGVDVVHRSGQPTADQRADRLMGRADGLIGAHDPGRTIEQAVFPADGVRTLPQRPDAAPGPEQLRAAGTEPAALLGELLPPGSVLTPARTGPVAAVRSRDGLAATDTFEADLTGRLWQGRIDLVAGRAPAAPHEAAATRALLDAAGLRIGDTVTVRGLESTPFTLTGTVEHPGDLNAVELVARPGELYRQLDEAQAAAGLAPQTPTATEAAARKAAWLVTLPAGAKLGWDRVRELNAYGYTLASRQVAADPPAEALARQDAVGARDARERRVMTAATTAAMALLEVALLAGPAFAVGARRARRQLALLGAAGGRPGHVRAVVLGGGLVLGLVGAAAGSLLGVGLVAALRPWIEEWGGSRFTGLAARPAELLAIAAVGVATALLAALLPALQAGRREVLAGLTDRDPVRRTSRRTPLLGLAAVLGGAALALYGAVAGPAGGPPVLAGLSVRTLSVLGGAVLAELGLLLFTPLLLALLGRLAHRLPVGPRLALRDAARHRSRTAPAVAAVLAAVAGAVAVGVHGTGAEIQDRAAYRLEQPVGAVRLTLHGDGDTMPQLRTALPQDLPDLGERADLYQAEYVFCEGCLGVVHAQGGQRYGADVAVPAVVGDPTALHNLLALRDQDADRALLAGKAVVTDPAYLHDGQAVLRMQGNGGEVRELRIDALLVERPAGQRYAPLVVAPDTIRRLGLRVAPAGAVWLPSAPIGERAEQRAAATVARLAPHAEFHVERGYTPEGGTVRIALGGFAALVVLGAATVSTALAAADARRERALLSAIGARPRTRRAIAGLQAGLITLLGALLGTASGFVPAFALLRSRASGVLGGPAVSPADAPWTTIALLALGLPLLAGLLGALRRDDPAGWRG